In Apium graveolens cultivar Ventura chromosome 10, ASM990537v1, whole genome shotgun sequence, the following are encoded in one genomic region:
- the LOC141690310 gene encoding glutamate dehydrogenase B: MNALVATNRNFKLAARLLGLDSKLEKSLLIPFREIKVECTIPKDDGTLASFVGFRVQHDNARGPMKGGIRYHPEVDPDEVNALAQLMTWKTAVANIPYGGAKGGIGCNPGELSISELERLTRVFTQKIHDLIGIHTDVPAPDMGTNPQTMAWILDEYSKFHGYSPAVVTGKPIDLGGSLGRDAATGRGVLFATEALLNEHGKSISGQRFVIQGFGNVGSWAAQFIHEKGGKVVAVSDITGAIKNSKGLDIPNLVKHVKENRGVKGFHGGDSIDANSILVEDCDVLIPAALGGVINRENANDITAKFIIEAANHPTDPEADEILKKKGVVILPDILANGGGVTVSYFEWVQNIQGFMWTEDKVNTELKTYMTNGFKDVKEMCKTHSCDLRMGAFTLGVNRVARATVLRGWEA, from the exons ATGAATGCATTGGTTGCCACCAACAGAAATTTCAAGCTAGCAGCTCGCTTGTTGGGGCTGGACTCAAAGCTCGAAAAGAGTTTACTTATCCCATTTAGGGAAATCAAG gtggaatgtaccatacctaAAGACGATGGCACTCTAGCGTCTTTTGTAGGATTCAGGGTTCAACATGACAATGCTCGAGGTCCCATGAAGGGAGGAATTAGATACCATCCAGAG GTTGATCCTGATGAGGTGAATGCTTTAGCACAACTTATGACATGGAAAACAGCAGTAGCTAACATACCTTATGGCGGTGCTAAAGGAGGGATTGGATGTAATCCGGGGGAGCTGAGCATTTCTGAGCTAGAACGACTAACCAGAGTTTTTACGCAAAAGATACATGATCTAATTGGGATCCATACAGATGTTCCTGCACCTGATATGGGAACAAATCCACAG ACAATGGCATGGATACTAGATGAATACTCAAAGTTTCATGGCTACTCACCAGCAGTAGTAACTGGAAAACCTATA GATCTTGGTGGATCCCTAGGTAGAGATGCTGCTACCGGAAGGGGAGTGCTATTTGCAACAGAAGCCTTACTCAATGAGCACGGAAAGAGCATTTCTGGACAACGATTCGTTATACAG GGATTCGGGAATGTAGGTTCCTGGGCTGCTCAATTCATACATGAAAAGGGTGGAAAAGTTGTTGCAGTAAGTGATATAACTGGTGCAATCAAGAACAGTAAAGGCCTTGACATTCCAAACCTAGTCAAGCACGTCAAAGAAAATCGTGGAGTGAAAGGTTTCCATGGTGGAGATTCAATTGATGCCAATTCAATCTTGGTGGAAGACTGTGATGTTCTTATCCCTGCAGCACTCGGGGGGGTGATCAATAG GGAGAATGCAAATGATATCACAGCCAAATTCATTATTGAAGCGGCTAACCACCCAACTGATCCCGAGGCTGATGAG ATCTTGAAAAAGAAAGGCGTCGTTATTCTACCTGACATCCTTGCTAATGGCGGAGGAGTCACAGTTAGCTATTTTGAGTGGGTTCAG AACATACAAGGATTTATGTGGACCGAGGACAAAGTGAACACAGAGCTCAAGACTTACATGACCAATGGGTTCAAAGATGTCAAAGAGATGTGCAAAACACACAGCTGTGATCTCCGTATGGGAGCTTTTACCCTTGGAGTTAATCGCGTAGCTCGGGCTACAGTCCTTCGAGGCTGGGAAGCTTGA
- the LOC141690079 gene encoding T-complex protein 1 subunit theta — MGLSSQSYGIQSMLKEGHKHLSGLDEAVLKNIDACKQLSTITRTSLGPNGMNKMVINHLDKLFVTNDAATIVNELEVQHPAAKLLVLAGKAQQEEIGDGANLTISFAGELLQNAEELIRMGLHPSEIIIGYTKAINKTIEILNELIEDGSETMDVRNKDQVTLRMKSAVASKQFGQEDILCSLIADACIQVCPKNPANFNVDNVRVAKLVGGGLHNCTIVRGMVLRNDAVGSIKRMEKVKATVFVSGVDTSATETKGTVLIHSAEQLENYAKTEEAKVEELIKSVAESGAKVIVSGAAVGEMALHFCERYKLMVLKINSKFELRRFCRTTGAVAMLKLGQPNPDDLGYADSVSVEEIGGARVTVVRNEEGGNSVSTVLLRGSTDSILDDLERAVDDGVNTYKAMCRDSRIVPGAAATEIELARRLKEFSFKETGLDQYAIAKFAESFEMIPKTLAENAGLNAMEIISTLYAEHAAGNTKVGIDLEEGACKDISTMNIWDLHVTKFFALKYAADAVCTVLRVDQIIMAKPAGGPRRDQQPAGPMDED, encoded by the exons ATGGGATTATCATCGCAATCGTATGGGATTCAAAGCATGCTTAAGGAAGGTCACAAGCATCTCTCTGGTCTCGACGAGGCTGTTTTAAAAAACATCGATGCTTGTAAACAGCTCTCTACTATCACCAGAACTTCACTCGGTCCTAATG GTATGAATAAGATGGTTATTAATCATCTGGACAAACTTTTTGTCACAAACGATGCTGCCACGATAGTTAATGAACTTGAAGTTCAGCATCCTGCAGCCAAGTTATTGGTTTTGGCAGGGAAGGCCCAACAAGAGGAAATTGGAGATGGAGCTAATTTGACTATTTCGTTTGCTGGAGAGCTCCTCCAGAATGCAGAGGAACTTATAAGGATGGGGCTGCACCCGAGTGAGATCATCATTGGATACACAAAAGCGATTAATAAG ACAATCGAAATATTGAATGAGTTGATCGAGGATGGTTCTGAAACCATGGATGTTAGGAACAAGGACCAAGTTACCTTACGGATGAAATCTGCAGTGGCTAGCAAACAATTCGGGCAGGAGGATATATTGTGCTCTCTCATTGCTGAT GCTTGCATACAAGTTTGCCCGAAGAACCCAGCAAACTTTAATGTTGATAACGTCCGGGTTGCAAAACTTGTGGGTGGAGGTCTACACAATTGCACCATTGTTAGAGGTATGGTTTTAAGGAATGATGCAGTCGGGAGCATAAAGAGAATGGAGAAAGTAAAGGCAA CTGTGTTTGTCAGCGGCGTTGACACTTCTGCTACTGAAACAAAAGGAACTGTCCTTATTCATAGTGCTGAACAG CTTGAGAATTATGCAAAAACTGAAGAAGCAAAGGTTGAGGAGCTTATTAAATCTGTTGCAGAATCAGGTGCCAAGGTTATAGTCAGTGGTGCAGCTGTTGGGGAGATGGCACTACATTTCTGCGAGCGATACAA ACTTATGGTGTTAAAAATCAACTCGAAGTTTGAACTAAGGCGATTTTGTCGTACTACTGGCGCTGTTGCCATG TTGAAGCTTGGGCAGCCTAACCCTGACGATCTTGGATATGCTGATTCTGTCTCGGTAGAAGAAATCGGTGGTGCCAGG GTCACTGTTGTGAGAAATGAAGAAGGTGGTAACTCAGTATCTACAGTGCTCCTAAGAGGTAGCACCGATAGTATATTGGATGACCTTGAAAGGGCAGTTGACGACGGTGTAAATACCTACAAG GCAATGTGCAGAGACAGTCGGATAGTACCTGGAGCTGCTGCCACAGAAATCGAGTTGGCAAGGAGACTAAAAGAATTTTCATTTAAAGAGACAGG ATTGGACCAGTATGCTATCGCGAAATTTGCGGAAAGCTTTGAGATGATACCTAAAACACTTGCAGAGAATGCTGGGCTTAATGCCATGGAGATCATATCTACATTGTATGCCGAACATGCAGCCGGAAACACCAAAGTTGGCATTGATTTGGAAGAGGGTGCCTGTAAGGATATCTCCACCATGAATATTTGGGATCTACATGTCACCAA GTTTTTTGCACTTAAATATGCTGCTGATGCTGTCTGCACTGTTTTACGAGTAGACCAG ATTATAATGGCAAAACCAGCAGGTGGTCCAAGGAGAGATCAACAGCCTGCTGGACCTATGGACGAGGACTAA
- the LOC141689223 gene encoding protein SINE1-like, with product MGRNLGPGLRRELEKLGKDADSRKSAMKALRSYVKDLDTKAIPYFLAQVSDRKETTSSAGEYSISLYEVLARVHGPKIVPHIGNIMTTIINTLTSSVGSFALHQACSKVVPAIARYGIDPTTPEDLKRKIIHSLCKPLSDSLLVSQENLSSGSALCLKALVDTDNWRFASNEMVNEVCQRVAGSLEKPMHTNSHMGLVMALAKSNSLIVEAYARLLIQSGLRILIAGVAEDNSQKRLSAIQMVNFLMKCLDPKSLFSELKNVMEEMQKCQADKMPYVKGAAFEALQTAKKIAAEKGLNFEGDTSSVSGSNFCRNDNWRRNFSDADDHSPTLTSPESQTVDSFAEYDSFIESPFSNSYAFGNMDYDRRVKQQLWRRFENGGLDLSFKDGPFTEATSRSVIENSEEHECTENRECANEFAGFLQGSPRNACVRNTTPSPQRSRSHINVDNVKIFATPRKLFYSLQDPSSENSDISKNQGRQFRSPCRSKFESSPSRCDQTSFSHHPASLYDQYGFLRNVNHEKSKDDLSITSKESQGSSKSVASLENVQLSQKSVPAAKAESRKTNVLDHYPMSIRSLVCVVFALLFAASYCLFWIGGDQDDVYYLHPT from the exons ATGGGGAGAAATTTAGGACCTGGGCTAAGGCGGGAATTGGAGAAACTTGGAAAGGATGCTGATAGTAGAAAATCAGCAATGAAAGCATTAAGGTCTTATGTGAAAGACTTGGATACAAAGGCGATTCCATATTTTCTTGCTCAGGTTTCTGATAGAAAAGAAACCACCTCATCAGCTGGCGAATATTCAATTTCCCTCTATGAAGTTCTTGCTCGGGTTCATGGGCCAAAAATTGTTCCTCATATTGGTAACATCATGACGACCATTATAAATACTTTAACTTCGAGTGTAGGATCATTTGCTCTTCATCAGGCCTGCTCCAAGGTTGTTCCCGCAATTGCAAGATATGGGATTGACCCAACAACTCCGGAAGACTTGAAAAGAAAAATAATTCATTCACTTTGTAAACCTCTTTCAGACTCCCTTCTGGTTAGCCAAGAGAACTTATCTTCTGGATCTGCACTTTGTTTAAAGGCTTTGGTGGATACTGATAATTGGCGATTTGCATCTAATGAGATGGTTAATGAGGTTTGTCAAAGAGTTGCTGGCTCTTTGGAGAAGCCCATGCACACTAACTCTCACATGGGCTTAGTCATGGCACTAGCTAAGAGTAACAGTCTTATTGTAGAAGCATATGCAAGGCTGTTGATACAATCTGGATTAAGGATCTTGATTGCCGGTGTTGCCGAAGACAATTCTCAAAAGAGGCTTTCAGCCATTCAGATGGTGAATTTTCTGATGAAGTGTCTTGATCCTAAAAGCTTATTCTCAGAGCTAAAGAATGTAATGGAGGAAATGCAGAAATGTCAAGCTGATAAAATGCCTTATGTCAAAGGGGCTGCTTTTGAAGCATTGCAAACAGCCAAGAAAATTGCTGCTGAGAAAGGACTTAACTTCGAGGGGGATACAAGTTCAGTCAGTGGATCGAATTTTTGTAGGAATGATAACTGGAGGAGAAATTTTTCTGATGCAGATGATCACTCACCGACATTGACATCACCTGAATCTCAAACTGTTGATTCATTTGCTGAATATGATTCTTTCATAGAATCACCATTCTCCAACAGTTATGCCTTTGGTAATATGGACTATGATAGGAGAGTCAAACAACAGCTTTGGAGGAGATTTGAGAATGGGGGACTTGATTTATCATTCAAGGATGGGCCATTTACAGAGGCAACTTCTAGGAGTGTAATTGAAAATTCTGAAGAACATGAATGTACGGAGAACAGAGAATGTGCAAATGAATTTGCAGGATTTTTGCAGGGTAGTCCTAGAAATGCATGCGTGAGAAACACGACTCCTAGTCCTCAG AGGTCACGATCACACATCAATGTCGATAATGTCAAAATATTCGCAACTCCAAGAAAGCTATTTTATTCTCTTCAAGATCCAAGCAGCGAAAACTCAGATATCTCCAAAAATCAAGGCAGACAGTTTAGAAGCCCTTGCAGAAGCAAATTTGAATCGAGCCCATCAAGGTGTGACCAAACCAGCTTTTCACATCATCCTGCATCATTGTATGACCAATATGGCTTCCTGCGTAATGTAAATCATGAGAAAAGCAAAGACGATTTGTCTATCACTAGCAAGGAGTCTCAGGGTAGCTCCAAATCAGTTGCTTCACTGGAAAATGTGCAACTGTCTCAAAAGTCAGTTCCTGCTGCTAAAGCAGAATCACGCAAAACCAATGTTCTGGATCACTATCCAATGTCTATCCGCAGTCTGGTTTGTGTCGTCTTTGCTTTACTATTTGCAGCTTCTTATTGCTTGTTTTGGATTGGAGGTGACCAGGATGACGTTTATTATCTTCACCCTACCTAA